The Candidatus Accumulibacter similis genome has a segment encoding these proteins:
- a CDS encoding MFS transporter, which yields MLWLRLFLPFAGAYFLSYLYRTANAVIGPALADELKLGAGDLGLLTSAYFLTFAAAQLPLGMLLDRYGARRVESALLLVAAAGAATFAVGQSIGELAVGRGLIGIGVSACLMAAFKAFSLSFPVDRQASLTGWIMTSGGLGALAATAPLEAALQLTGWREIFFVLAGLTLIVASWLFASVPEEKGASPPEALATQWEGVKAVFASAHFWRFAPLGLCLTGGFMAVQSLWSISWLMQVSGYTRARAADHMAGMSVAMLLAYVLIGLLATALARRGIKPVRLLGAGLSLSLVTLALIVSGVGTQSYLLWLAYGSFSSFGTLAYSQAAAGFPLALSGRANTAFNLMVFIGAFGVQWGLGLLIDLLQGHGQSAATAHRYAFLVLFAAQSASLTWFWIAGHRRR from the coding sequence ATGCTGTGGTTGCGGCTTTTCCTGCCCTTTGCCGGGGCCTACTTCCTCTCCTACCTCTACCGCACGGCGAACGCGGTCATCGGACCGGCACTGGCCGATGAGCTGAAACTCGGAGCGGGCGATCTGGGTCTGCTGACCAGTGCCTACTTCCTGACCTTTGCCGCCGCTCAGCTGCCGCTGGGCATGCTGCTTGACCGCTACGGGGCGCGCCGTGTCGAATCGGCGCTGCTTCTGGTCGCCGCCGCCGGTGCTGCCACGTTCGCAGTGGGACAGAGCATCGGTGAGCTGGCGGTCGGGCGTGGCCTCATCGGTATCGGTGTTTCCGCTTGCCTGATGGCGGCGTTCAAAGCCTTCTCGCTCAGCTTTCCGGTGGACCGTCAGGCTTCACTGACCGGCTGGATAATGACCTCGGGAGGACTCGGAGCACTGGCTGCAACGGCTCCACTCGAAGCTGCGCTGCAGCTCACCGGGTGGCGCGAAATCTTCTTCGTGCTCGCCGGGCTGACGCTGATAGTCGCCAGCTGGCTGTTCGCCAGTGTCCCGGAAGAGAAGGGCGCGAGCCCGCCCGAGGCACTGGCGACGCAGTGGGAGGGGGTAAAGGCGGTCTTCGCCAGCGCCCACTTCTGGCGCTTCGCACCGCTCGGCCTGTGCCTGACCGGCGGCTTCATGGCGGTGCAGAGCCTGTGGTCGATTTCGTGGCTGATGCAGGTCAGCGGCTACACGCGTGCGCGTGCCGCCGACCACATGGCCGGAATGAGCGTAGCGATGCTGCTCGCCTACGTGCTGATCGGCCTCCTCGCCACCGCTCTCGCAAGGCGCGGGATCAAGCCCGTCCGTTTGCTCGGTGCTGGCCTCAGCCTCTCGCTGGTCACGCTGGCACTGATCGTCAGCGGGGTGGGTACGCAGAGTTACCTGCTCTGGCTCGCCTACGGCAGCTTCTCCAGCTTTGGCACGCTCGCGTACTCGCAGGCCGCGGCCGGCTTTCCGCTTGCCCTCTCGGGCCGCGCCAACACGGCTTTCAACCTGATGGTGTTCATCGGTGCCTTCGGCGTCCAGTGGGGGCTCGGCCTGTTGATCGACCTGCTGCAAGGACACGGGCAGAGCGCGGCGACAGCGCACCGCTATGCATTTCTCGTCCTCTTCGCAGCGCAGTCGGCGTCGCTGACCTGGTTCTGGATTGCCGGGCACCGGCGACGCTGA
- a CDS encoding ROK family protein produces MRLGIDLGGSKIELVALDDCGRVLLRRRRATPAGSYRGTVAAIGELVAAAERELGQQGSVGVGIPGAESAVDGTVKNANSTWLIGNALRDDLQTLLQREVRLANDANCFALSEATDGAAEGAETVFGVILGTGVGGGIVVRRQVLAGANRIAGEWGHNPLPLPEEESLPPPPCYCGRRGCIETWLSGPALAADHLRHGGEALTAPQIASRANGGDSVCDATLQRYERRLAKALAMVVNILDPDAVVLGGGLSNIDRLYCSVPKLWRRHIFSDSVHTRLLRNRHGDSSGVRGAAWLWNAA; encoded by the coding sequence TTGCGGCTCGGTATAGACCTGGGTGGCAGCAAGATCGAGCTGGTCGCGCTCGACGACTGCGGACGGGTGCTCCTGCGCCGCCGGCGAGCGACACCGGCGGGCAGCTACCGCGGGACGGTTGCCGCCATCGGCGAACTGGTGGCGGCAGCCGAGCGGGAACTCGGCCAGCAGGGCAGCGTCGGTGTCGGCATTCCAGGCGCCGAGTCCGCGGTTGATGGCACGGTCAAGAACGCCAACTCGACCTGGCTCATCGGCAACGCCCTGCGTGACGACCTGCAGACCCTGCTGCAACGGGAAGTCCGTCTCGCCAACGACGCCAACTGTTTTGCCCTGTCCGAAGCCACGGATGGCGCCGCAGAGGGTGCCGAAACGGTCTTTGGCGTGATCCTCGGTACAGGCGTTGGCGGCGGCATCGTCGTGCGGCGGCAAGTGCTGGCGGGCGCCAACCGGATAGCCGGGGAGTGGGGGCACAATCCGCTGCCGCTGCCGGAAGAGGAGAGCCTGCCGCCCCCACCATGCTACTGTGGCCGCCGCGGCTGCATCGAAACCTGGCTCTCCGGTCCGGCGCTGGCGGCCGATCATCTGCGGCACGGCGGAGAAGCGCTGACCGCGCCGCAGATAGCGAGCCGCGCGAACGGCGGCGACAGCGTCTGCGACGCGACCCTGCAGCGCTACGAGCGGCGCTTGGCGAAGGCGCTGGCCATGGTGGTGAACATCCTCGATCCGGATGCGGTAGTCCTCGGCGGCGGGCTTTCGAACATCGATCGGCTGTACTGCTCGGTGCCGAAACTGTGGCGTCGGCACATCTTCTCCGATTCTGTTCATACCCGGCTTCTGCGCAACAGGCACGGCGACTCTTCCGGCGTCCGCGGCGCCGCCTGGCTCTGGAATGCGGCCTGA
- the rpsT gene encoding 30S ribosomal protein S20 — protein sequence MANSAQARKRARQAVKQRAHNTSLRSSLRTAVKRVQKAILAGDKAAAQSIYQDSVSVIDRIADKKIIHKNKAARHKSRLSAQIKGLAAA from the coding sequence ATGGCCAACAGCGCACAAGCCCGCAAGCGTGCTCGCCAAGCCGTCAAGCAGCGCGCCCACAATACCAGCCTGCGCTCGTCGCTGCGTACGGCGGTGAAACGTGTCCAGAAGGCGATTCTTGCCGGTGACAAGGCGGCCGCGCAAAGCATCTACCAAGACTCGGTATCGGTGATCGACCGCATCGCCGACAAGAAGATCATCCACAAGAACAAGGCGGCGCGCCACAAGAGCCGCCTCTCGGCACAGATCAAGGGGCTTGCCGCCGCCTGA
- a CDS encoding protein-L-isoaspartate O-methyltransferase, with product MDMERARFNMIEQQIRPWQVLDPAVLDMLGEVRREDFVPDALKPLAFADLELPIGNGQTMLQPKLEARLLQELAIRNTDIVLEVGTGSGYMAALLASQAEYVFSVEIDPLLADNARRRLQQAGVVNVTVETGDASRGWSGPSPYDVIVISGSLPELPDVFLQQLKVGGRLVAFIGEAPVMEARLIVRTDEHAYKTRNLFETVVMPLTSRQCSGFVF from the coding sequence ATGGACATGGAGCGGGCGCGCTTCAACATGATCGAGCAACAGATTCGCCCCTGGCAGGTGCTGGACCCAGCGGTGCTGGACATGCTCGGCGAGGTGAGGCGCGAGGACTTTGTGCCGGACGCATTGAAGCCCCTGGCCTTTGCCGACCTCGAGTTGCCGATCGGCAACGGCCAGACCATGCTGCAGCCCAAGCTCGAGGCACGTCTGTTGCAGGAACTGGCGATCAGGAACACCGACATCGTCCTCGAGGTCGGTACCGGCAGTGGCTACATGGCTGCCCTTCTGGCGTCGCAGGCGGAGTACGTTTTCAGCGTCGAGATCGACCCGCTACTGGCCGACAATGCAAGGCGACGGCTGCAGCAGGCCGGGGTCGTCAACGTCACGGTGGAGACGGGGGATGCTTCAAGGGGGTGGTCCGGTCCCTCGCCCTACGACGTGATCGTCATCTCCGGCTCGCTGCCCGAGTTGCCGGACGTCTTCCTGCAACAACTGAAGGTCGGCGGCCGGCTGGTTGCATTCATCGGTGAAGCTCCGGTGATGGAGGCCCGCCTGATCGTCCGCACCGATGAGCACGCCTACAAGACCCGCAACCTTTTTGAAACCGTGGTCATGCCACTGACCTCGCGCCAGTGCTCCGGATTCGTCTTCTGA
- a CDS encoding TolC family outer membrane protein: protein MLRAPGVDKLAILLSALLLSGAVAAADLLQVYRDALAHDAQYAAARAIAEAGREKQPQALAGLLPTVAATGNTFGNDGSFDTRISGSNLSTSSRNRFNSNAYSVNLTQPLFRWQNFVQYDQSKLLVMQTEANFAQAGQDLILRVSQAYFDVLVAIENLRAVQANKTAIAQQLEQAKKNFEVGTATITDTYESQSRFDLATAQEIAAENELEVRRYALRVLIGKDPGELNRLKTKAVMEAPQPAGMEPWVEAAERDSFVVQAQEAAAEAADKAVEINRAGHYPTVDVVANYGQNNGPGQSGLGSIDTTTRQIGLQVNIPIFQGGAVNSRTREAAARRDAERASLDNVRRTSALSARQAYLGVVNGLAEVRALEAALLSSLSSLESNRLGYEVGVRINIDVLNAENQVYVTRRDLARARYNTLQNQLRLKAAVGTLSEAEVERINQLLEAP from the coding sequence ATGCTTCGTGCTCCTGGCGTCGACAAGCTCGCCATCCTGCTGTCTGCCCTATTGTTGTCCGGGGCAGTGGCGGCCGCCGACCTGCTGCAGGTCTATCGCGATGCCTTGGCCCACGATGCGCAATACGCTGCTGCGCGTGCTATCGCCGAGGCCGGGCGCGAGAAACAACCGCAGGCGCTTGCCGGCCTGTTGCCGACGGTCGCAGCGACCGGCAATACCTTCGGCAACGACGGCAGCTTCGACACCCGGATCAGTGGCAGCAACCTCAGCACGAGCAGCCGAAACCGGTTCAACAGCAACGCCTACAGCGTCAACCTGACGCAACCGCTGTTCCGCTGGCAGAATTTCGTCCAGTACGACCAGTCCAAGCTGCTGGTCATGCAGACCGAGGCCAACTTTGCACAGGCGGGTCAGGATCTGATCCTGCGCGTCTCGCAGGCGTACTTCGATGTTCTCGTCGCGATCGAGAACCTGCGCGCCGTGCAGGCCAACAAGACGGCAATCGCTCAGCAACTCGAGCAGGCCAAGAAGAACTTCGAGGTCGGTACGGCGACCATCACCGACACCTACGAGTCGCAGTCACGCTTCGACTTGGCGACGGCACAGGAAATCGCCGCCGAGAACGAGCTGGAAGTGAGGCGCTACGCCTTGCGCGTGCTGATCGGCAAGGATCCGGGGGAACTCAACCGGCTCAAGACGAAGGCGGTCATGGAAGCACCGCAACCCGCCGGCATGGAGCCGTGGGTCGAGGCCGCCGAGCGCGACAGCTTTGTCGTCCAGGCGCAGGAAGCCGCCGCCGAGGCTGCCGACAAGGCCGTCGAAATCAACCGTGCCGGTCACTACCCGACCGTCGATGTGGTCGCCAACTACGGCCAGAACAACGGCCCCGGCCAGTCCGGATTGGGCTCGATCGATACGACGACGCGGCAGATCGGCCTGCAGGTCAACATCCCGATCTTTCAGGGCGGTGCGGTCAACTCACGCACGCGCGAAGCGGCCGCACGTCGCGACGCCGAGCGGGCCTCGCTCGACAATGTCCGCCGGACGTCCGCGCTGAGCGCGCGCCAGGCCTACCTCGGTGTCGTCAATGGTCTTGCCGAGGTACGGGCGCTGGAGGCCGCGCTGCTGTCGAGTCTCAGCTCGCTCGAGTCAAACCGGCTGGGTTACGAGGTCGGCGTGCGAATCAACATCGATGTCCTCAATGCCGAGAATCAGGTCTACGTGACGCGCCGGGACCTGGCTCGAGCCCGTTACAACACCTTGCAGAATCAACTGCGCCTGAAGGCGGCCGTCGGCACCCTGAGCGAGGCCGAGGTCGAACGGATCAACCAGCTGTTGGAGGCGCCATGA
- the waaA gene encoding lipid IV(A) 3-deoxy-D-manno-octulosonic acid transferase → MIRLLYSLLFHLALPLVWMRLLWRSRRQPEYLRHVGERHGFYPPPPARPLIWLHAVSVGETRAAEPLVDLLLQRHPEHAVLLTHMTPTGRATGRDLVQRHPDRLTQAYLPYDLPAACGRFLDHYRPQIGLLMETEIWPNLIAAARRREIPMALVNARLSPRSQRGYARLSGLTRPAIAALNAIAAQTAADAARLQAVGARQAVVCGNLKFDVTPPAATLHLGARWRQALGSRPVWLAASTREGEEALLLDAFARLPDRHLLLLVPRHPQRFAEVAGLIASRRLACCRRSSDELPDRETRVWLGDSMGEMPAYYALADLALIGGTLLPFGGQNLIEAAACGCPVLLGPHTFNFAQASTDAIACGAARRIADADEAVAVAAELLQQPLLLAKMRAAASSFSQTHRGATERTAALVESLMAPPTAG, encoded by the coding sequence GTGATCCGGCTGCTCTATTCGCTCCTCTTTCACTTGGCGCTGCCACTGGTCTGGATGCGGCTTCTCTGGCGTTCCCGCCGGCAGCCCGAATACCTGCGGCACGTCGGCGAGCGTCACGGCTTCTACCCACCGCCACCCGCTCGGCCACTGATCTGGCTGCATGCGGTGTCAGTCGGCGAGACCCGTGCCGCCGAGCCACTGGTCGACCTGCTGCTGCAGAGACACCCCGAACACGCAGTTCTGCTGACCCACATGACGCCGACCGGCCGGGCGACCGGGCGTGACCTCGTGCAACGCCACCCCGACCGGCTGACGCAGGCCTACCTTCCCTACGACCTGCCGGCTGCCTGCGGGCGTTTCCTCGATCATTACCGGCCACAGATCGGGCTCCTGATGGAGACGGAGATCTGGCCCAACCTGATCGCCGCAGCAAGGCGACGAGAGATACCGATGGCGCTGGTCAATGCCCGCCTGTCGCCCCGCTCACAGCGCGGCTATGCGCGACTGTCGGGCCTCACCCGGCCGGCAATCGCCGCATTGAACGCGATCGCCGCACAGACGGCGGCGGACGCTGCCCGCCTGCAGGCAGTTGGCGCCCGGCAGGCGGTCGTCTGCGGCAACCTGAAGTTTGACGTCACGCCGCCTGCTGCGACGCTGCACCTCGGAGCACGCTGGCGACAGGCGCTCGGCTCCCGCCCGGTCTGGCTGGCCGCCAGCACCCGCGAGGGAGAGGAAGCACTGCTGCTCGATGCCTTCGCACGCCTGCCGGATCGTCACCTGCTGCTGCTCGTCCCACGTCACCCGCAGCGCTTCGCCGAGGTCGCCGGACTGATCGCCAGCCGACGGCTCGCCTGCTGCCGCCGCAGCAGCGACGAACTGCCGGACAGGGAAACGCGCGTCTGGCTGGGTGACAGCATGGGCGAAATGCCCGCCTACTATGCGCTCGCGGACCTCGCACTGATCGGCGGGACGCTGCTGCCCTTCGGCGGACAGAACCTGATCGAAGCGGCAGCCTGTGGCTGCCCGGTACTCCTCGGCCCGCACACGTTCAATTTCGCGCAGGCAAGTACGGATGCGATCGCCTGTGGTGCCGCCCGCCGCATTGCCGATGCCGACGAGGCCGTCGCCGTCGCCGCCGAGCTTCTGCAGCAGCCGCTGCTGCTGGCGAAGATGCGCGCTGCCGCGAGCAGCTTCAGCCAGACGCATCGCGGCGCCACCGAACGGACGGCAGCTCTGGTCGAAAGCCTCATGGCGCCTCCAACAGCTGGTTGA
- the waaC gene encoding lipopolysaccharide heptosyltransferase I, whose product MHILLLKTSSLGDVIHNLPVVSDLRRSFPEAAIDWCVEENFADIPRLHPAVGEVIPIAIRRWRRQLGQFATWHELRDFRQRLHAKAYDFILDTQGLVKSALVSRLARGRRLGYAAEAARESLAAYFYDDTFVIPPNVHAVQRNRWLAAAAFDYPVDLPLDFGISAPAMDIGWLPAGRVAVLLTATSRDDKLWDEVHWRALGRELSRNGVTTVLPAGNAHERERAERIVSAVDGAIVAPPLGLREIAALLARASVAIGVDTGLAHLAAALRVPVIALYVATDPALTGVFGNGFVRNLGNAGTPPDPAAVIAAAERVLRQ is encoded by the coding sequence ATGCATATCCTACTGCTCAAGACGTCGTCGCTCGGTGACGTAATTCACAACCTGCCGGTAGTCAGCGACCTGCGGCGCAGTTTCCCCGAAGCCGCCATCGACTGGTGCGTCGAGGAGAATTTCGCCGACATTCCACGCCTGCATCCCGCGGTTGGCGAGGTGATTCCGATCGCCATCCGGCGTTGGCGACGCCAACTTGGCCAGTTCGCCACCTGGCACGAGTTGCGCGACTTCCGGCAACGGCTGCACGCCAAGGCCTACGACTTCATACTGGACACCCAGGGCCTCGTCAAGAGCGCCCTGGTCAGCCGGCTGGCAAGAGGGCGGCGCCTCGGCTACGCCGCCGAGGCGGCACGCGAATCACTCGCCGCGTACTTCTACGACGACACCTTCGTCATTCCACCCAATGTGCACGCAGTGCAACGCAATCGCTGGCTGGCGGCCGCGGCTTTCGACTACCCGGTCGACCTGCCACTCGACTTCGGGATATCCGCGCCGGCCATGGACATCGGCTGGCTGCCGGCAGGACGGGTTGCGGTCCTGCTGACGGCGACCAGCCGTGACGACAAGTTGTGGGATGAAGTACACTGGCGCGCACTTGGCCGTGAACTGTCGCGCAACGGGGTGACCACGGTGTTGCCGGCCGGCAACGCCCACGAGCGGGAGCGTGCCGAACGAATCGTCTCTGCCGTGGACGGAGCGATCGTCGCGCCACCGCTCGGGCTGCGGGAGATCGCAGCGCTGCTGGCGAGAGCCAGCGTCGCGATCGGGGTCGATACCGGCCTGGCACACCTTGCCGCGGCCTTGCGTGTGCCGGTGATCGCCCTCTACGTGGCGACCGATCCGGCGCTGACGGGGGTCTTTGGCAACGGATTCGTCCGCAATCTGGGCAACGCGGGCACGCCGCCCGACCCCGCCGCGGTCATCGCCGCCGCCGAGCGGGTGCTGCGGCAGTGA
- a CDS encoding mannose-1-phosphate guanylyltransferase/mannose-6-phosphate isomerase: MQMKSPVIRPVILCGGSGTRLWPLSRTHYPKQFLCLVDDHSLLQNTLRRLAGLDGLGKAIAVANEHHRFLVAEQLFEIGLKADILLEPAARNTAPAVAAAAIRALADAGSEAPPLLLVLPSDHVIAGIAAFQEAVQAAIPHAQAGALVTFGVLPDRPETGYGYIRRGAPLPGGYVLDRFVEKPDAATAKTYLDAGDYFWNSGMFLFRADSFLDALQRFAPVMRQQVAAACQAARLDLDFVRLDESAFAASPSDSIDYAVMEKTDHGVVIPLDAGWNDIGASDALATIGQVDSDGNARRGDVRSVDTSNCVLFAEGRLLATVGVKDLVVIATPDAVLVADKAKAQDVKVLVDDLKRAGRCETEYRHVVHRPWGSYEGLAHGSRYQVKRILVKPGASLSLQKHHHRAEHWVVVKGTAAIVRGDESLLLSENQSTYIPLGVVHRLENPGKIDLEIVEVQSGSYLGEDDIVRLEDTYGR, from the coding sequence ATGCAAATGAAATCCCCCGTGATTCGTCCGGTCATTCTCTGTGGAGGATCCGGGACCCGTCTGTGGCCTCTGTCGCGGACGCATTATCCGAAGCAGTTCCTCTGCCTGGTCGACGACCATTCCCTGTTGCAGAACACCCTGCGCAGACTCGCCGGGCTCGACGGCCTGGGCAAGGCGATCGCCGTTGCCAACGAGCACCATCGCTTCCTGGTTGCCGAGCAGTTGTTCGAGATTGGCCTCAAGGCAGACATCCTGCTCGAGCCCGCGGCCCGCAACACGGCACCGGCCGTCGCAGCGGCCGCCATCAGGGCACTCGCCGACGCTGGCAGCGAGGCGCCGCCACTGCTCCTGGTGCTGCCTTCCGATCACGTCATCGCTGGCATCGCTGCCTTCCAGGAAGCAGTGCAGGCGGCAATTCCGCATGCGCAGGCCGGTGCTCTGGTGACCTTTGGTGTCCTGCCGGACCGCCCGGAGACGGGCTACGGTTACATCCGCCGCGGCGCTCCGCTGCCCGGCGGCTATGTGCTCGACCGCTTCGTCGAAAAGCCCGACGCGGCCACGGCAAAGACGTACCTTGACGCGGGTGACTACTTCTGGAACAGCGGCATGTTCCTGTTCCGTGCCGACAGCTTTCTCGACGCGCTGCAGCGCTTTGCGCCGGTGATGCGCCAGCAGGTGGCTGCAGCCTGCCAGGCGGCGCGGCTGGATCTCGACTTTGTCCGTCTCGACGAAAGTGCTTTCGCCGCCAGCCCGTCGGACTCGATCGACTACGCGGTGATGGAAAAGACCGATCACGGCGTCGTCATTCCCCTCGATGCCGGCTGGAACGACATCGGCGCATCGGACGCGCTGGCGACGATCGGCCAGGTGGACAGCGACGGCAACGCCCGGCGTGGCGACGTGCGCAGTGTCGATACCAGCAACTGCGTGCTGTTCGCCGAGGGCAGGCTGCTGGCGACCGTCGGCGTCAAGGACCTGGTTGTGATCGCGACTCCCGACGCGGTGCTGGTTGCCGACAAGGCGAAGGCGCAGGATGTCAAGGTGCTCGTCGACGATCTGAAGCGCGCTGGCCGCTGCGAGACGGAGTACCGCCACGTCGTCCACCGGCCGTGGGGCAGTTACGAGGGCCTCGCGCACGGCTCCCGCTATCAGGTCAAGCGGATCCTGGTGAAGCCCGGCGCCAGTCTCAGCCTGCAGAAGCACCACCATCGTGCCGAGCACTGGGTTGTCGTCAAGGGCACCGCCGCCATCGTTCGCGGCGACGAGTCGCTGCTGCTGTCCGAGAACCAGTCTACCTACATCCCGCTGGGTGTCGTTCACCGCCTGGAGAATCCGGGCAAGATCGACCTCGAGATCGTCGAAGTGCAGTCTGGCAGCTATCTCGGCGAGGACGACATCGTCCGTCTCGAAGACACCTATGGCAGATGA
- the rfbB gene encoding dTDP-glucose 4,6-dehydratase → MILVTGGAGFIGANFVLDWLAASDEPIVNLDRLTYAGNRQSLSSLSGDARHIFVHGDIGDGELCSRLLAQYQPRAIINFAAESHVDRSIHGPAEFIQTNVVGTFQLLERVRAYWKLLPEDAQRSFRFLHVSTDEVYGSLAPDAPAFTEDHPYQPNSPYSASKAASDHLLRAYHHTYGLPVLTTNCSNNYGPYQFPEKLIPLMIVNALAGQPLPVYGDGQQIRDWLYVGDHCAAIRRVLAAALPGATYNVGGGNEKANLEIVHTVCGLLDDLRPRPDGRPYRQQITYVTDRPGHDRRYAIDARRIEGDLGWKPAETFASGIDKTVRWYLANEDWVRNVQSGAYRDWVEKNYGDRKKVGS, encoded by the coding sequence ATGATACTGGTTACTGGCGGTGCCGGCTTCATCGGCGCGAACTTCGTACTCGACTGGCTGGCGGCGAGCGACGAGCCGATCGTCAATCTCGACCGGCTGACCTATGCCGGCAACCGGCAAAGCCTCAGCTCGCTGTCCGGCGACGCGCGCCACATCTTCGTGCACGGAGACATCGGCGACGGCGAACTGTGCTCCCGCCTCCTCGCGCAGTACCAGCCGCGGGCGATCATCAACTTCGCTGCCGAGTCACACGTGGACCGGTCGATCCACGGCCCCGCCGAGTTCATCCAGACCAACGTCGTCGGCACCTTCCAGTTGCTGGAGAGAGTCCGCGCGTACTGGAAGCTGCTGCCGGAGGACGCCCAGCGAAGCTTCCGTTTCCTGCACGTGTCGACCGACGAAGTGTATGGCTCGCTCGCACCCGACGCACCGGCGTTCACCGAAGACCATCCCTATCAGCCGAACAGCCCGTATTCGGCGAGCAAGGCAGCCAGTGACCATCTACTGCGCGCCTATCATCACACCTACGGCCTGCCGGTGCTGACCACCAACTGCTCGAACAACTACGGTCCCTACCAGTTTCCCGAGAAGCTGATTCCGTTGATGATCGTCAATGCGCTGGCGGGCCAGCCGCTGCCGGTGTATGGTGACGGCCAGCAGATTCGCGACTGGCTTTACGTCGGCGATCACTGTGCGGCGATTCGGCGAGTTCTGGCGGCGGCCTTGCCGGGCGCCACCTACAACGTCGGTGGTGGCAACGAGAAGGCGAATCTCGAAATCGTGCACACCGTCTGCGGACTGCTTGACGACTTGCGCCCGCGTCCCGACGGCAGGCCCTATCGCCAGCAGATCACTTACGTCACTGACCGTCCCGGCCACGATCGCCGCTACGCGATCGATGCGCGTCGGATCGAGGGCGACCTTGGCTGGAAGCCTGCCGAGACCTTTGCTTCCGGCATCGACAAGACCGTTCGCTGGTACCTGGCGAACGAGGACTGGGTGCGCAACGTGCAGTCCGGCGCGTACCGCGACTGGGTCGAGAAGAACTACGGCGACCGGAAAAAAGTGGGATCATAG
- a CDS encoding sulfite exporter TauE/SafE family protein, with protein MGWWLAYVALGLFAGFAAGALGIGGGLVMVPSLTIIFAAQAGFPADEALHLALGTSMAVILFTSLSSLLAHHRHGAVSWPVVVQITPGILLGTLLGTLLAASVPAQPLAIFFSIFVSLVAGQMVFNLTPKAARELPGRIGLVAVGIGIGAVSALVSIGGGSLTVPFLTWCNVRVHNAIGTSAAIGFPIAVGGSLGYLFNGWQHPGLPAGSIGYIYLPAFLWLVPSSMLMAPFGAKLAHSLPVATLKRLFAALLVVLAARMLWRLLA; from the coding sequence TTGGGCTGGTGGTTGGCGTATGTCGCCCTGGGCTTGTTTGCCGGCTTTGCGGCCGGCGCCCTGGGAATCGGCGGCGGGCTGGTGATGGTACCGTCGCTGACCATCATCTTTGCCGCGCAGGCCGGCTTTCCGGCGGACGAGGCCCTGCATCTGGCCCTCGGCACCTCGATGGCCGTGATCCTGTTCACCTCGCTTTCAAGCCTACTGGCCCACCATCGTCATGGTGCCGTGTCATGGCCGGTCGTCGTCCAGATCACGCCCGGGATTCTGCTTGGCACGCTGCTGGGGACGCTGCTGGCGGCCAGCGTGCCGGCGCAGCCGCTGGCCATCTTCTTCAGTATCTTCGTCTCGCTGGTGGCGGGGCAGATGGTCTTCAACCTGACGCCCAAGGCCGCGCGCGAACTGCCTGGACGCATCGGCCTGGTCGCAGTCGGCATCGGCATCGGCGCCGTCTCGGCCCTGGTGTCGATCGGTGGCGGGTCGCTGACCGTCCCCTTCCTCACCTGGTGCAACGTGCGCGTCCACAACGCCATCGGCACCTCGGCGGCCATCGGCTTCCCGATCGCCGTTGGCGGTTCGCTGGGCTATCTCTTCAATGGCTGGCAGCATCCCGGCCTGCCAGCCGGGAGTATCGGTTACATCTACCTGCCGGCTTTCCTGTGGCTCGTGCCGAGCAGCATGCTGATGGCACCGTTCGGTGCGAAGCTGGCGCACAGCCTGCCGGTGGCGACCCTGAAACGCCTCTTTGCCGCGCTGCTGGTCGTGCTCGCGGCGCGAATGCTCTGGCGGCTGCTGGCGTGA